The following coding sequences are from one Melospiza melodia melodia isolate bMelMel2 chromosome 2, bMelMel2.pri, whole genome shotgun sequence window:
- the ZBTB20 gene encoding zinc finger and BTB domain-containing protein 20, translated as MTERIHSINLHNFSNSVLETLNEQRNRGHFCDVTVRIHGSMLRAHRCVLAAGSPFFQDKLLLGYSDIEIPSVVSVQSVQKLIDFMYSGVLRVSQSEALQILTAASILQIKTVIDECTRIVSQNVGDVYPVIQDSGQETPRGTPESGTSGQSTDTESGYLQSHSQHSVDRIYSALYACSMQNGSGERSFYSGAVVSHHETALGLPRDHHIEDPSWITRIHERSQQMERYLSTTPETTHCRKQPRPVRIQTLMGNIHIKQEMEDDYDYYGQQRVQILERNESEECTEDTDQAEGTESEPKGESFDSGVSSSIGTEPDSMEQQFIAGLGRDGQQEPTQADQNDVPADGTQPQQQQQHVDANSSSPERSNDVEMDSKVLTVNNSTEKGALQPSVNTSVAQPLPTTQIYLRQTETLTSNLRMPLTLTSNTQVIGTAGNTYLPALFTTQSAGSGPKPFLFSLPQPLAGQQTQFVTVSQPGLSTFTAQLPAPQPLAPSAGHSTAGGQGEKKPYECTLCNKTFTAKQNYVKHMFVHTGEKPHQCSICWRSFSLKDYLIKHMVTHTGVRAYQCSICNKRFTQKSSLNVHMRLHRGEKSYECYICKKKFSHKTLLERHVALHSATNGTPGATGTGARAVPTGVVACTEGTTYVCSVCPAKFDQIEHFNDHMRMHVSDG; from the exons ATGACAGAGCGCATTCATAGCATCAACCTTCACAACTTCAGCAATTCTGTGCTCGAGACCCTCAACGAGCAGCGCAACCGTGGCCACTTCTGTGACGTGACGGTCCGCATCCACGGGAGCATGCTGCGCGCCCACCGCTGCGTGCTGGCGGCTGGCAGCCCCTTCTTCCAGGACAAGCTGCTGCTGGGCTACAGCGACATCGAGATCCCCTCAGTGGTGTCGGTCCAGTCTGTGCAAAAGCTCATTGACTTCATGTACAGCGGGGTGCTGCGGGTCTCCCAGTCAGAGGCCCTCCAAATCCTCACAGCCGCCAGCATCCTGCAGATCAAGACTGTGATTGATGAGTGCACAAGGATTGTCTCACAAAATGTGGGCGATGTCTACCCAGTGATTCAGGATTCTGGCCAAGAGACACCCAGGGGGACACCTGAATCAGGCACCTCGGGGCAGAGCACTGACACAGAGTCTGGCTACCTGCAGAGCCATTCACAGCACAGTGTGGACAGGATCTATTCAGCCCTCTATGCCTGTTCCATGCAAAATGGCAGTGGGGAGCGCTCATTTTACAGTGGAGCTGTGGTCAGCCACCATGAGACAGCCCTGGGACTCCCCAGGGACCATCACATAGAAGACCCCAGCTGGATTACCCGGATCCATGAACGGTCGCAGCAGATGGAGCGGTACCTCTCCACCACTCCAGAGACCACACACTGCCGGAAGCAACCCCGCCCTGTCCGAATCCAAACCCTGATGGGCAACATCCATATTAAACAGGAGATGGAGGATGACTATGACTACTACGGCCAACAGAGGGTGCAGATCCTTGAGCGCAATGAGTCTGAGGAATGCACTGAGGACACTGACCAAGCAGAAGGCACTGAGAGCGAGCCCAAAGGGGAGAGTTTTGACTCGGGTGTCAGTTCCTCCATTGGCACTGAGCCTGATTCCATGGAGCAGCAGTTTATAGCTGGTCTGGGCCGGGATGGGCAGCAAGAACCTACTCAAGCAGATCAAAATgatgtccctgctgatggcactcagccgcagcagcagcagcaacatgtAGATGCCAACTCTTCCTCACCAGAGAGAAGCAATGACGTTGAAATGGACAGCAAAGTGCTCACAGTCAATAACAGCACCGAAAAGGGGGCTTTGCAGCCTTCTGTCAACACATCTGTTGCCCAACCATTGCCAACCACACAGATCTACTTACGCCAGACAGAAACCCTCACCAGCAATCTGAGGATGCCACTGACTCTGACCAGCAACACTCAGGTCATTGGCACAGCTGGCAACACCTACCTGCCTGCCCTTTTCACCACGCAGTCTGCTGGCAGTGGCCCTAAGCCTTTTCTCTTCAGCCTGCCCCAGCCTTTAGCTGGCCAACAGACACAGTTTGTGACAGTGTCCCAGCCCGGCCTGTCAACCTTTactgcccagctgccagccccgcagcccTTGGCCCCATCTGCGGGCCACAGCACAGCGGGTGGGCAAGGCGAAAAAAAGCCTTACGAGTGCACTCTCTGTAACAAGACTTTCACCGCCAAACAGAACTACGTCAAGCACATGTTTGTACACACAG GTGAGAAACCACACCAATGCAGCATCTGTTGGCGCTCCTTCTCTTTAAAGGATTACCTAATCAAACACATGGTGACACACACTGGCGTGAGGGCCTACCAGTGCAGTATCTGCAACAAGCGCTTCACCCAGAAGAGCTCCCTTAATGTGCACATGCGTCTCCACCGCGGGGAGAAGTCCTACGAGTGCTACATCTGCAAGAAGAAGTTCTCCCACAAGACCCTGCTGGAGAGGCAtgtggctctgcacagtgccACCAACGGCACGCCTGGAGCCACCGGCACCGGCGCGAGGGCTGTCCCCACCGGTGTGGTGGCCTGCACGGAGGGGACCACGTACGTCTGCTCTGTCTGTCCAGCTAAGTTTGACCAAATCGAGCATTTCAACGACCACATGAGGATGCATGTGTCAGACGGATAA